A single region of the Tigriopus californicus strain San Diego chromosome 8, Tcal_SD_v2.1, whole genome shotgun sequence genome encodes:
- the LOC131885201 gene encoding endocuticle structural glycoprotein SgAbd-3-like: MNKFVAVLSLIVAVASGARIPRDSGYSQSGSQRSNAQAQAPIGIVSSVYNGPTAESQNFDFAFETENGIRQEATGEMKTIDDTEVVVMRGSYTYLDAEGRDVTVTWEADENGYRAESDILPVAPEIPFEEQRQAVAAQIAFAQQEEQAAAASSTSNRYAPAPANSYSAAAPAAPTSQYGAASPAQPTYTRYNY, encoded by the exons ATGAATAAA TTCGTCGCCGTTCTTTCCCTTATCGTGGCTGTGGCCTCAGGTGCCCGCATTCCTCGTGACTCGGGATACTCCCAGAGTGGATCCCAGAGGAGCAATGCCCAAGCTCAAGCTCCCATTGGTATTGTCTCTTCAGTCTACAATGGCCCCACCGCCGAGTCGCAGAACTTTGACTTTGCCTTTGAGACAGAGAATGGCATCCGGCAAGAGGCCACTGGAGAGATGAAGACCATTGATGACACCGAGGTGGTCGTGATGCGCGGCAGCTACACCTATTTGGATGCCGAGGGTCGTGATGTGACCGTGACTTGGGAGGCCGATGAGAATGGTTATCGTGCTGAGTCTGACATTTTGCCCGTGGCCCCAGAGATCCCATTTGAAGAGCAACGCCAGGCTGTGGCCGCTCAAATCGCCTTTGCCCAACAAGAGGAACAAGCCGCCGCTGCCTCTTCCACTTCCAACAGATACGCCCCTGCTCCTGCCAACAGCTACTCTGCTGCGGCTCCGGCCGCTCCCACCAGCCAATATGGTGCTGCTTCTCCTGCTCAACCCACATACACGAGATACAACTACTAA
- the LOC131885136 gene encoding larval cuticle protein LCP-17-like, with protein MNKFVAVLSLIVAVASGARIPRDSGYSQSGSQRGNAQAQAPIGIVSSVYNGPTAESQNFDFAFETENGIRQEATGEMKTIDDTEVVVMRGSYTYLDAEGRDVTVTWEADENGYRAESDILPVAPEIPFEEQRQAVAAQIAFAQQEEQAAAASSTSNRYAPAPANSYSAAAPAAPTSQYGAASPAQPTYTRYNY; from the exons ATGAATAAA TTCGTCGCCGTTCTTTCCCTTATCGTGGCTGTGGCCTCAGGTGCCCGCATTCCCCGTGACTCGGGATACTCCCAGAGTGGATCCCAGAGGGGCAATGCCCAAGCTCAAGCTCCCATTGGTATTGTCTCTTCAGTCTACAATGGCCCCACCGCCGAGTCGCAGAACTTTGACTTTGCCTTTGAGACAGAGAATGGCATCCGGCAAGAGGCCACTGGAGAGATGAAGACCATTGATGACACCGAGGTGGTCGTGATGCGCGGCAGCTACACCTATTTGGATGCCGAGGGTCGTGATGTGACCGTGACTTGGGAGGCCGATGAGAATGGTTATCGTGCTGAGTCTGACATTTTGCCCGTGGCCCCAGAGATCCCATTTGAAGAGCAACGCCAGGCTGTGGCCGCTCAAATCGCCTTTGCCCAACAAGAGGAACAAGCCGCCGCTGCCTCTTCCACTTCCAACAGATACGCCCCTGCTCCTGCCAACAGCTACTCTGCTGCGGCTCCGGCCGCTCCCACCAGCCAATACGGTGCTGCTTCTCCTGCTCAACCCACATACACGAGATACAACTACTAA
- the LOC131885150 gene encoding pro-resilin-like encodes MKLFTSIALALMASALISSVMGEQVLRRRGRIVRVLKSRRGRGSKFGARLAKEAVMQNQNIQIEEVPAGTFSLEEVRSIGSRYGPPQQNAVPVSSYGSPEQSPIQTPSTSYGAAAPVPERVASSSYGSPQVEPEPIQAPSNSYGAAAPAPQRAASSSYGSPQVQPEPIQAPSNSYGAAAPAPQRAASSSYGRPQIDSQIASPSTQSLSRQSLGEANPVAILRSVFNTPGSEGFERSYDFSFEADNGISQESSGELKTIEDTEVYVMRGSYSYTGADGADYVVTWVADENGYRADAKHLPIAVEIPFEDQRQAVAAQIRFAQEDNATEKSASQKSYQS; translated from the exons ATGAAATTG TTCACCTCTATTGCACTGGCCCTTATGGCCTCAGCTCTCATTTCTTCTGTCATGGGAGAGCAAGTGCTCAGAAGACGGGGTCGAATTGTTCGAGTTCTGAAGAGTCGACGAGGACGAGGGAGCAAATTTGGTGCACGACTGGCCAAGGAAGCTGTTATGCAAAATCAGAACATTCAAATCGAGGAAGTCCCAGCTGGTACCTTCTCTTTGGAAGAAGTTAGATCCATTGGTTCTAGATATGGACCTCCTCAGCAAAATGCAGTGCCCGTGAGTTCTTATGGATCACCAGAACAATCTCCAATACAAACACCCTCTACCAGCTATGGAGCTGCTGCCCCTGTACCAGAAAGGGTTGCATCCTCAAGCTATGGATCTCCTCAAGTTGAACCAGAACCCATCCAAGCTCCCTCCAACAGCTACGGAGCTGCTGCCCCTGCACCACAAAGGGCTGCATCCTCAAGCTATGGATCTCCTCAAGTTCAACCAGAGCCAATCCAAGCTCCCTCCAACAGCTATGGAGCTGCTGCCCCGGCACCACAACGGGCTGCGTCCTCAAGCTATGGACGGCCACAAATTGATTCCCAGATTGCTTCTCCTAGCACTCAATCTTTAAGTCGACAATCTCTTGGTGAAGCCAACCCTGTTGCTATTTTGAGATCCGTCTTTAATACCCCAGGGAGTGAGGGCTTTGAGCGTTCTTATGATTTCTCATTTGAAGCAGATAATGGCATCTCTCAAGAATCTTCGGGCGAACTCAAAACCATTGAGGATACAGAGGTGTACGTAATGAGAGGATCATACTCATACACAGGAGCCGACGGAGCCGACTATGTTGTCACTTGGGTTGCTGACGAGAATGGCTACCGTGCTGATGCAAAGCACTTGCCAATTGCAGTTGAAATTCCATTTGAAGATCAACGTCAAGCGGTGGCTGCGCAAATCCGATTTGCTCAAGAAGACAATGCAACTGAGAAATCTGCATCCCAAAAATCCTATCAGTCCtag
- the LOC131885028 gene encoding uncharacterized protein LOC131885028 produces MKRLCLPLIILTTLIPKSHLYGSIRDTQDQLFGKKHTDKIRKLESEANNPTMVRAYSHLFRAILSEKSVRRELGRIFRMGRAAATLKRTNQRLSAQIKARNRLKLPMEDHENLRVKERVQEKQSPKHIVHSIEIGSGEYVVEPSSDDFWDLSQITQPQEELFD; encoded by the exons ATGAAGAGACTTTGTTTACCATTGATCATTTTGACCACCCTGATTCCAA AGTCCCACCTTTACGGATCCATTCGTGACACTCAGGATCAATTATTTGGCAAGAAACACACGGACAAGATTCGGAAATTGGAGTCTGAGGCAAACAACCCAACCATGGTG CGTGCTTATTCTCACCTGTTCCGAGCCATTTTGAGCGAGAAAAGTGTGAGACGGGAATTGGGCCGTATTTTTCGAATGGGCCGCGCTGCCGCCACTCTGAAGAGGACCAACCAACGCTTGTCCGCTCAAATTAAAGCTCGTAATAGACTGAAGCTTCCAATGGAAGATCACGAGAATTTACGAGTCAAAGAAAGAGTTCAAGAGAAGCAATCACCGAAGCACATTGTGCACAGCATTGAAATTGGCAGTGGGGAATACGTGGTGGAGCCTTCTTCCGATGATTTTTGGGACTTGAGTCAGATCACGCAACCTCAGGAGGAGCTCTTCGACTAA
- the LOC131885015 gene encoding uncharacterized protein LOC131885015, translating into MKQFIAFITLAVTLGSGAHIRYVRDSGSYADAGANSRSGLTVAPAEPIAIVRSVFNGPTGDNPDFDFSYEAENGIKQETTGSMKEVDGAEVMVMRGSYSYIDENGDDVLVTWEADENGYRAKSDILPIAPEIPFEDQAIAVAAQIRFAQEELARNANSASQEDYSGASSQQSQTFAARTTTNYGAAPTPVISPAPASTAAPFRASAPASSGYTSGNAVEDIPTYESKPVVQEVRFVEVAQPRRQYEPVVEETRAVEPEPLNRYQSQSQVTNGRSTRTFGNERVSPVQAKSRSQPDYIRYLLE; encoded by the exons ATGAAACAA TTTATTGCCTTCATTACCTTGGCCGTGACTCTTGGGTCTGGTGCTCACATTCGATATGTGAGAGACTCGGGCTCATATGCTGATGCAGGTGCCAACTCCCGATCTGGTCTCACCGTGGCGCCTGCCGAGCCAATTGCCATTGTCCGATCTGTCTTTAATGGTCCCACTGGCGATAATCCAGATTTTGATTTCTCCTATGAGGCCGAAAATGGTATCAAGCAGGAAACAACTGGTTCCATGAAAGAGGTCGACGGTGCTGAGGTGATGGTCATGAGGGGTAGCTATAGCTACATCGATGAGAATGGAGATGATGTGCTTGTGACTTGGGAAGCTGATGAGAATGGTTACCGGGCCAAGTCGGATATCCTTCCTATTGCTCCTGAGATTCCATTCGAGGACCAAGCTATCGCCGTGGCCGCTCAAATTCGATTTGCTCAAGAGGAACTAGCCCGTAATGCCAATTCTGCCTCTCAGGAGGATTATTCAGGTGCCAGCTCTCAACAATCTCAAACATTTGCGGCTCGAACCACCACCAACTACGGAGCTGCCCCAACCCCTGTGATCTCACCTGCACCCGCCTCCACTGCCGCCCCCTTCCGTGCTTCTGCTCCTGCATCAAGCGGTTATACGTCTGGTAACGCCGTTGAGGACATCCCCACTTATGAATCCAAGCCCGTGGTCCAAGAAGTCCGTTTTGTCGAAGTAGCTCAACCTCGTCGCCAGTATGAGCCCGTCGTAGAGGAAACCCGAGCCGTTGAGCCTGAACCCTTAAACCGATACCAATCGCAATCTCAGGTCACCAATGGCCGCTCCACCCGCACCTTTGGAAATGAGCGTGTGTCCCCCGTTCAAGCCAAATCCCGTTCGCAACCCGATTACATTCGATACCTCCTCGAATAA
- the LOC131885204 gene encoding endocuticle structural glycoprotein SgAbd-8-like, which produces MTKFFALLGLISISTDLASSRRVSRQVPPYNGVAGIGEPIAILKSDFNTPSAETPNFDYSFATENGIQQEVSGQLKRVEDHDVMVMRGSYTYVDTDGRDVLVTWYADETGFHPTSDNLPVAPAIPFPEQAAAVAQQIQFAAAEDQNRPVARDFNNYGNGFPSNRQFNNFQSRSGGLSAFTDNYQG; this is translated from the exons atgACTAAG TTTTTTGCTCTCCTGGGTCTCATCTCCATTTCCACGGATCTGGCCTCTAGCCGTCGCGTGTCCCGCCAAGTGCCGCCGTACAACGGCGTAGCCGGGATCGGGGAACCGATTGCCATTTTGAAGTCGGATTTCAATACACCGAGTGCGGAAACGCCAAACTTTGATTACTCTTTCGCCACTGAAAATGGGATTCAACAAGAAGTTTCTGGTCAACTCAAGCGTGTTGAGGATCACGATGTGATGGTGATGCGTGGGAGTTACACCTATGTGGATACGGATGGTCGGGATGTGTTAGTCACCTGGTATGCCGATGAGACTGGGTTTCATCCAACGTCCGACAATCTACCCGTGGCGCCAGCCATTCCTTTTCCCGAGCAAGCCGCAGCTGTGGCACAACAAATCCAATTTGCTGCCGCTGAGGATCAGAATCGTCCCGTGGCAAGAGACTTCAACAACTATGGCAATGGTTTTCCAAGCAACCGTCAGTTCAATAATTTCCAGAGTAGGTCCGGTGGTTTGTCAGCTTTTACTGACAACTATCAAGGTTAA
- the LOC131884870 gene encoding larval cuticle protein LCP-17-like: MNKFVAVLSLIVAVASGARIPRDSGYSQSGSQRGNAHAQAPIGIVSSVYNGPTAESQNFDFAFETENGIRQEATGEMKTIDDTEVVVMRGSYTYLDAEGRDVTVTWEADENGYRAESDILPVAPEIPFEEQRQAVAAQIAFAQQEEQAAAASSTSNRYAPAPANSYSAAAPAAPTSQYGAAASAQPTYTQYNY, encoded by the exons ATGAATAAA TTCGTCGCCGTTCTTTCCCTTATCGTGGCTGTGGCCTCAGGTGCACGCATTCCCCGTGACTCGGGATACTCCCAGAGTGGATCCCAGAGGGGCAATGCCCATGCTCAAGCTCCCATTGGTATTGTCTCTTCAGTCTACAATGGCCCCACCGCCGAGTCGCAGAACTTTGACTTTGCCTTTGAGACAGAGAATGGCATCCGGCAAGAGGCCACTGGAGAGATGAAGACCATTGATGACACCGAGGTGGTCGTGATGCGTGGCAGCTACACCTATTTGGATGCCGAGGGTCGTGATGTGACCGTGACTTGGGAGGCCGATGAGAATGGTTATCGTGCTGAGTCTGACATTTTGCCCGTGGCCCCAGAGATCCCATTTGAAGAGCAACGCCAGGCTGTGGCCGCTCAAATTGCCTTTGCCCAACAAGAGGAACAAGCCGCCGCTGCCTCTTCCACTTCCAACAGATACGCCCCTGCTCCTGCCAACAGCTACTCTGCTGCGGCTCCAGCCGCTCCCACCAGCCAATACGGTGCTGCTGCTTCTGCTCAACCCACATACACGCAATACAACTACTAA
- the LOC131885148 gene encoding larval cuticle protein LCP-17-like, with protein sequence MNKFVAVLSFIVAVASGARIPRDSGYSQSGSQRGNAQAQAPIGIVSSVYNGPTAESQNFDFAFETENGIRQEATGEMKTIDDTEVVVMRGSYTYLDAEGRDVTVTWEADENGYRAESDILPVAPEIPFEEQRQAVAAQIAFAQQEEQAAAASSTSNRYAPAPANSYSAAAPAAPTSQYGAASPAQPTYTQYNY encoded by the exons ATGAATAAA TTCGTCGCCGTTCTTTCCTTTATCGTGGCTGTGGCCTCAGGTGCCCGCATTCCCCGTGACTCGGGATACTCCCAGAGTGGATCCCAGAGGGGCAATGCCCAAGCTCAAGCTCCCATTGGTATTGTCTCTTCAGTCTACAATGGCCCCACCGCCGAGTCGCAGAACTTTGACTTTGCCTTTGAGACAGAGAATGGCATCCGGCAAGAGGCCACTGGAGAGATGAAGACCATTGATGACACCGAGGTGGTCGTGATGCGCGGCAGCTACACCTATTTGGATGCCGAGGGTCGTGATGTGACCGTGACTTGGGAGGCCGATGAGAATGGTTATCGTGCTGAGTCTGACATTTTGCCCGTGGCCCCAGAGATCCCATTTGAAGAGCAACGCCAGGCTGTGGCCGCTCAAATCGCCTTTGCCCAACAAGAGGAACAAGCCGCCGCTGCCTCTTCCACTTCCAACAGATACGCCCCTGCTCCTGCCAACAGCTACTCTGCTGCGGCTCCGGCCGCTCCCACCAGCCAATACGGTGCTGCTTCTCCTGCTCAACCCACATACACGCAATACAACTACTAA